DNA from Gammaproteobacteria bacterium:
GGTGCAGTACAGCAAAGACCGTATTGCGTTTGGCAAACCTATCGGCACATTCCAAATGACCCAGGCAAAGATCGCGGATATGCGCATGCGTCTGGAAGCATCGCGTCTGCTGACCCACAGAGCGGCCTGGGGTAAAGACGAAGCCATACGCACCGGCGGTCGTAATTCATTACACGGCAGCATGGCAAAATTGTATGCCTCGGAAACCGCTATGTTCATTGCGCATCAAGCCGTACAGATCCATGGTGGTATGGGTTACAGCAAAGAGCTCCCGATCGAACGATACTTCAGAGACGCCAAGATTACCGAGATTTACGAAGGAACGTCCGAGATTCAACGCATGTTGATCGCAAGACTGGAGACCGGTTTGCGTTAATCTCCCTAGTCTTCTTTTTCTTTGAAGCAGAAATAAAAAAGCGACTCAATTGAGTCGCTTTTTTATTATCAGGATGCTTAAGATCCCTGTTACCCGCCAAAAATTGTCTTGAGAATAAAGAAGAAAATTATCGACAATATAGCGCCCGCCGGAATGGTCACCAGCCAGGACATAAAGATCTTTTTAACTACCGAGAGATCGATCGCGGATATTCCTCGAGCCAAGCCAACCCCTAGGACCGCACCGACCAGGGTATGCGTGGTCGAGATTGGCATGCCGGTACCGGATGCCACGACAATGGTCATGGCCGCGGCCAGCTCGGCAGCAAAACCGCGACTGGGGGTAAGATGGGTGATCTTTTCTCCGACTGTGGTCATCACATAACGACCAAAAGTTGCCAGACCGATCACAATACCCGCACCACCCAAAACCAGTACCCAGAATGGCAATGCCGATTTACCGCCGATCACTCCGGTTGTTGCCGTGCTGACAACCGCCGCTACCGGACCAATGGCATTGGCCACGTCGTTGGAACCGTGGGCGAAAGCCATACAACAGGCCGTGATGATCATCAGCACGCCGAAAACTTTTTCCACCGTCACAAAGTGAAATTCTTTTTCCGCTTCCGGGTCGGACTTGATCTTGTTAATAAAATATTTACCGATAACTGCGATGATGACACCCACCACTGCTGCAATGGCGTAACTTTGTCCTGCCGAGAGATCCATTTCCTTGACCGCCGGTACGTGCTTCAAGCCTTTGAACACGGTTACCAGCGTGATCAGGAAACCTGCCATGAACATGTAAATGGGCACATAACGCTTGGCACGCTCCAGTGGGTCATTGTGACGTAGGATTAACCATTGCACGCTGTTAAACAGCATGAAGGCAATGAAGCCAGCGGTTAGAGGTGAAGCCACCCAACTCATGACAATGGTACCGACCTTGCCCCATTTCACAGCATCCACACCGATACCTACGGCAGCAAAACCCACAATGGCGCCAACGATGGTGTGTGTGGTTGAAACTGGCCAACCGTTCTTGGAGGCAACCAGCAACCAGATTCCAGCCGCCAACAAAGACGCCAGCATGCCGTAGATCAACAATTCCGGTGAACCAGACAAAAGAGACGGATCAACAATGCCTTTGCGAATGGTAGAGGTCACTTCCCCGCCAGCCAAGACGGCACCGGCGAATTCGAAAATTGCCGCCACGATGATCGCATTTCTAACGGTTAAAGCTTTAGAACCAACCGAGGTCGCCATCGCATTAGCAACATCATTAGCCCCGATTCCCCACGCCATAAACAACCCGAAAATGGCAGCAAGGATTAAATAAACTGTCATGTATTCCACAAGTAATACCCCAATAAAAAATTAGTTTGATGAATTTGTTTGTTAGTCGGATGTATTGACTATTGAATTGTTATTTTGCTAACAACATTTGTAAGCGACGCCCAACACGCTCTGCCGTATCGGCAAGATCGCCGGCAGTCTCAATGAGCTTATACAAGAACATCACATCGACAGCGTGTAGTTCTTTTTCAATTTTGAACAAAAGCGAGCGCAGGTGTGATTGCATGTCGTCGGTGTCTGATTCCAGTTGGTCAAGCATATCAATCTGTTTGCCTACCAAATCAACTTCTGGACCCCGAAAACCAACTTCGAATAATTCATCCAGTTCTTTGATACAAACCGTTGCCTGTTCAACTGTTTCAACACACTTATTAATAAACGCGAGAAACTCGTTACGAATGCTTGCAGGAATCTGCATTTTACGACCCAGCACCAGTCCGGAAA
Protein-coding regions in this window:
- a CDS encoding inorganic phosphate transporter gives rise to the protein MEYMTVYLILAAIFGLFMAWGIGANDVANAMATSVGSKALTVRNAIIVAAIFEFAGAVLAGGEVTSTIRKGIVDPSLLSGSPELLIYGMLASLLAAGIWLLVASKNGWPVSTTHTIVGAIVGFAAVGIGVDAVKWGKVGTIVMSWVASPLTAGFIAFMLFNSVQWLILRHNDPLERAKRYVPIYMFMAGFLITLVTVFKGLKHVPAVKEMDLSAGQSYAIAAVVGVIIAVIGKYFINKIKSDPEAEKEFHFVTVEKVFGVLMIITACCMAFAHGSNDVANAIGPVAAVVSTATTGVIGGKSALPFWVLVLGGAGIVIGLATFGRYVMTTVGEKITHLTPSRGFAAELAAAMTIVVASGTGMPISTTHTLVGAVLGVGLARGISAIDLSVVKKIFMSWLVTIPAGAILSIIFFFILKTIFGG
- a CDS encoding TIGR00153 family protein translates to MANLLLNIFGSSPIAPLQKHMQLANQCANKLPEFFNSVVEDNWDQATSIQSEINDLEHQADEMKQEIRSHLPKHLLMPVPRIDLLNLLLEQDKIANTTKDISGLVLGRKMQIPASIRNEFLAFINKCVETVEQATVCIKELDELFEVGFRGPEVDLVGKQIDMLDQLESDTDDMQSHLRSLLFKIEKELHAVDVMFLYKLIETAGDLADTAERVGRRLQMLLAK